The Triticum urartu cultivar G1812 unplaced genomic scaffold, Tu2.1 TuUngrouped_contig_9996, whole genome shotgun sequence region AAATTTTGGCTAAAAAAATCATCGGAACAtgtcaacatgggatctagtttcgaagatctcgtcGCGACGAATCTTTTATGTAAAAACATTTTTACACTGGACCGACGGTTTGAGCTACAAAACATTTTAAATTTTTGAATAAAGAGAATCTAGAATGACATCATCTTTTTTATCCTCTAGTGTATGTATCTAATTAGAAGAAGAAATGCACGTGAAAGGAGAAAGAATCAAGCTAATGTATGCATCTATTTAGAGTGAAGGAAGTAGAGGTTATATGGCACACATGTGCCAAATATCATAGTCCAACTAAGAAACCACAGCTAGCTAGCTTCTCCCCCTGTACATAAGTGCTTCTGCCacagcacacaggagcaaaaccaccAAGGTTCCGAGCCAGTCCAAGTAAGCAAAACAAGCAGGAAGGCGACTTAATGGTAGAACATGGGGAAGAGAACATTGATCAAGTCCAGGCTAGCAGCAGGCAGCACACATTCTGATGATGATAGAAAGAAAGAAACATCTGAAGCATTCTTTTCCTCTGCTGTATTTTCTTGTGTTTTACACTTGATCAGTGCTGTCTTCCCCATGCTTCATATCTTGCTTGTGCCCTTTTTTGATGATGATACAAACTGGAATTCAGCATCTCCACCTCTCCAGAGCCTCACAAATATAACACTGCAAACAAGAGGAAGATGCCAGATGGAATCTGTAGGTAGGGGTCATGACCAAGTAAGGCTTCCCAGCAGGCTGCAGAAGCACTTGATCCCTTCATCTGGATCGACCAGACCAGATAAACTATTCTAACTGGGACAAGGATAAATTTCATACTAACGCCACAGCACAAAACAGAGTTATAAATATGTTCTATCTTGCATATGTAATTGCCACCGAATAGTAAACCATTCGCCAGGGAATATATTATAAACAAGATAAGATCCATGCATCAAAGCGCTCAAGCAGGAATTACATAACACTTTCATGGGCATGCAGTTTTCCTTCTCAATCAAACTACCACTAATAGTTAAGACTTCTTAGGTGTTTCGTTGATTCTACTCACCAAgacctgattgattgattgacgCAAAATCAAGTGCTTGACAAACAGTGTAACACACAAAGCGCTACAGTTCAGTATGGATTTTACCTAGCCTGAATTTGTTTTTGGAACCGTGCAGGAGATCCCTGCATGTGAATGAATCTTCTTACACCGAGAGGAAAACAACGACTAAAATAGGCCAAGTGCTCCCAGGCTGGCTCAACCGCTCAAGCATCGGCCAAACAAGTGAAAGCAAAATCTAACTAACTGGCTAACACCAAGCACTGCCCTAGACCTTTTCTAAGATGATGGGAGTGACTTTGTCGCCAAAAAATGCAATGGCCCAAACGACCAGTCCAGTCTCATTCAGTCCTTGCTGCCAGATAAGCTCCCCTAGCCGCAATCCACCAAAAAAACGAGTTCCTGATCCAGTAAATGAATGGTAAACTTTAGGTCAAATCTTGACTGCACGTGCAATTTCAAGGGCGCACAACATAGATAATGTAGCACAAGTACAAAATATGGTACAGAAAGACTCAATATTGCCATCCAACAACAGCACCCTCGGCACCAATGTCCTTATAGTATGTGCAATTTCTCCCATGAGTACTGTGCACCGGCAACTGTTAGACGAATTTGGAAACATAGATCTTGTCGTGGCtcttagaatatataaaaaaggGAGATTCCACACAATTTGATTTGTTATTCTTATAAACACATGGACAGCTGTATTAAACAACCATACTAAATGAGCCTTTACCATCACTCTTCTTAGCTTCAGAAGTGCCTCAAATCCAGATGCATATGGGGAGGGAGATAGATTAGTAAACAAGGGCTGTAAACAAAATGTTGACACATAGCGGACTCATGCAATATGTACAGATGATGGTCTTATTAAGCTTCTGAAGGAGAGGATAGAAGAAAAGACTAACCTACAAGTCAGCGCACAAGTAGGCTGGCATCACTCCTTGGCTTTCTCCTCCTTATTGCACTCAACCTTTTGATTTTTTTCATCCTGCTCTAGTCGATCAGCAAAGTCGTGTCTCAAGGTATGGACATTCTCTTCGGTCACGTCTGTCTGTATCATTTGCATCCAATGCTTTGTGGACTCGGTTCTGCTTTTCCACCATGTAATGATACTTTTTGCCAACGCCATGACATATATTGCACAATCATACGATTTTTTTTGTCTTGGTGTGGACACCTGCACAACACCGGGTGCATCAGGGAAGACTGCACCGAGTGCTGTAGCAAGACGATCTGCAGCAGAACGGTTTAGTCCATCCAGAGAATCCATGTGGTAGAACTGTGGTGGTGGCCCGTTGATGGCATCAATAAGGAATAAAGACCAATGTGTGCCCATGTCTGCCCGCCCAAAATTGGTGTTGTTGTTAACCGGCAAGAGCACAAGGCGACTGCGTCGTAGTAACTCGACATTGATGGCTGAAGCATCTTGAGCATACGCCGAAGACACCGTTGCATCAGCAAGATACACTTCATCATCATTATTGAGCTTAGTAGAAGATAAATGTTTCAAGTACTTGGTGATAACACCGTCTGCTACGAAGTTGTTGGTACGAAGATCCACAATGTCTGAGCTGACCTTGTCCACCACCACCACTTTCTCTCCTTCAGATTCCTTTTCCTTGTCGCCACTAGCTATCAACGAATCAAACTGAaagttgtcttcttcttcttcttcttcttcttcttgataCAGAGGCACATACGGCAAACCCCCTACACCTCCCCTTAGTCCCACCGACGAATCAAACTGAAAGTTGTCTTCTTGATCCAGAGGCACATGCGGCAAACCCCCTACACCTCCCCTCAGTCCCACTGACGAATCAACGTGCTCCTTGTCGGAAGTCCTTAAGTTCTTGTCAGTTAAGCCCATGCGCCGAAAGGTCtcgtaatagaggatgttgatgctactacccccatccatgagcaccttagtaaatttGTAACCACCAACCTGCGGTGCCACTACCAGGGCCAgttgacctggattatcaacccggggagggtgatcctctctgctccagaCAATGGGCTGTTCCGACCACCGTAAGTAATGAGggactgccggttcaacagagttcatCGCCCTCTTATGAAGTTTTAGATCACGTTTACACAAACTTGTGGTGAACACGTGATACTGCCCGCTGTTCAGCTGTTTTGGatggctctgataacccgactgctgctgctgacctccttgaCCGGACTGCTGTTGGTTATAACCACCCTGGTTTCCCTGAAAACCGGACCCTGAACCGTCGCCCGGGACATGAAAGCCGCCACCTCCTGAGCCGCCGCTGGGCCTTGATTGCCATCAGACATATTGGAATTCTTAAAAGCTTTCATGATTGCACAATCCTTCCATAAATGAGTCGCTGGCCGTTCCCGGGTGCCATGCCTCGGACAAGGCTCATTGAGTAGCTGTTCAAGAGATGGACCTGACCCGCCGGATCGAGGGGGTGGTTTCCCCTTGCGCTTCTGACTGTTACCCTGTGCATTAGCCACAAATTCCGGGTTACCGTCCGCCTTACGCTTATtgcctccttgatttgccgggttatgctgctgaccctttccattaccgttcttctttcccttccctgtcttttcctcatcagacgcgggatccttggtactatcagaatcggcatacttgactaAAGCCGCCATCAGCGTCCCCATATCATTGCAATCACGCTTAAGGCGCCCCAGCTTCTGTCTCAGAGGTTCAAAGCGGCAATTTTTCTCCAGCATGagaactgctgagccggcatccatcttgtcagacgaatgtattatctctttgacccggcgcacccaatgagtcatgGATTCGCCTTCCTTCTGCTTACAATTTGTCAAGTCCACGATCGACATAGACTGCTTGCAAGTgtccttaaagttctggatgaaacgAGCCTTTAGCTCTGCCCATGAACTAATAGAATTTGGTGGTAAGCCCTTTAACCAAGAACGGGCCGTTccgtccaacatcatggtgaagtatttagccatCACTGCATCACTAACCTCTAGCAGCTCCATGGCCATatcataactttcaatccacgcCCCGGGCTATAAGTCGGCCGTATAATTCGGCACCTttcgaggccccttgaaatccttgggcagacgtACATTATGTAGAGCCGGTACCAGACAAGGAACACCTCCGGTTCTAGTAGCAACTCCCGCCTCAACAGAAGTCGTTGGATAAGCCGGTAAGTCCTTTTGGTCTGCTAGCTGAGCCGCTAACTGAGCCGCCCGCTCGTCCTCCTGACGTATCCGATCCTGAACCGGGTTATACCCGCCGGGCTGGTTCCGGCGCTGAGCGCTACTTGACAAGGCCTCTGACTCCATGtgtctactgtaactcgggctccggttTCGACGAGGTGGAGCTAACCAAGGCAGAGGAGTTGAGTGAATCCTGTCCCGGCTGTAGGAATAGGTCTCTTGCTGAGCCAGAGCTGTTTGGACAAGTTCCCTGATCCTCCGGGTCTCCACCGCCGTCGGATCATCACCGTCcactgggagagccgccaaacgcgttgatgctgcgattaagttctccatggggttggagaagtgacccggtggtATTGGCACGTAACGGGGCGGTGCCATACTCCCGTGAAGAGGCGTTGTCACCTGAGGCTGAACCGGGCACCCCGCTCTGGATGTCATAAGCTGATTTGCACATGGCGGGTTACTTGGGCCGGCTCCGGGTGTAGCAAAGAGATTTTGAGGATCATAAATCTGAGGTAAACaggactgagttttctgatgcctcctcctcattacctcatTAGATGCGTTCAGGCTCAACGTGAGCTGAAAAGCCTCTGCCTGAAGTTGCTGCGCCCGtgcgtccaaagccgcccgctctgtgGCCAATCTAGTATCTTCAGCTGCTAAGGTTTCCTTGGCCTGGGCGATCTCCTCATGAACCTGTGCCACCTCTGCCTCATGCTCAGATTGGTTCGCAGGGATGACCGTAGCGGTTAACAGGGCCGTGAgtttatccatgagatccatcagcacctgagccggtgagcgcacaaggcctcctgccccggctgctCCTAACCCGGACGTTATCGCTGCTGATGCCGTAGAGTTTTGACCGGGTtgagtaccagccatgaagacacctgcccagtttggcgactcagaggggtccggaatagtactgccatcggaacagcctcCCAGTGCGCCCTCTTGAACTTGATACAGCGAATCTGTTGAGCCGGCGGACGATTCACCATCGGAGAGGACGGCCGTCTCACCACCACCTTCAGATCCTTCAGAAAGTTCCCCTTCGTGGATGCagcccacgaaggcacgcttcacgacAGGCTGAGCTTGGAtgggtctcgcacgctgagccgtctcgacgaggtcggtgaagttgtccggctcagggcccggctcaccaatccggccgatgaagatgtgaattccgccaaaggggacccggtacccgtactcaattgagccggcgtcggggccccagccttcatcgtcgatgtagatcttgccgcgacgactcttggtcatccggccaactgcgtatcccttgagcccttcgaggctgccttcaagaactcaaatccaccatgcgctggccccacggtgggcgccaactgtcgtggaattgtcacggcagatgtcctcttgcaaggacttgttcgtggagccatcgcaactaggaagcttaaaggggttaatcgggacaaaggacacgagaggtttatactagtttAGCCCCTTGCGGTggaggaaggcctacgtctagttgggttggtattgcttgaggtttcgatgaccagggagcgagatacactatgcccggttctcgatgagttgtttcttgccctaagccgctggcgggttgtccccttatatacacgggttgacgccctgcggcctacagagtcccggccggctcataaacagtgtccggctcggtgactagttacttctaccttacagtacaagttataccatcatggcggtttatctttacgggcctcggagtcgcctgtgggcctttaggccttttagtgaaccgccatcttcatgccttggtcttgggTTTCTGATGAGCCTCtctttgcgtaacccggcccctcctggacggcttacacaaatagttatatccccaacaaagggcgagggacaaagagaaccattttcctgctcgtggAATGAGgtggaccaataggcaaagttctcgtccatcggtggttaccggaatgtcatcaacaatagtaacagggtcttaccgTCATGATTGTACACCTAGGCGTTCACGTAAGCagaagaatattactgcttagatcatatagatcaccgGAATGTTAAACAAACCAATGTAAAGGAAATTTGATCATCAGATTAAATAGAACAATGGAAAgtaaaatgtgtttaaacacatatttcaggggtatatccttcccaaggcaAGTAGAGGATGATATCCATGACGGGATGTAAcatagaaaaccctttaggaaagggAGAGAAATTCCATGCCATTACTCATAcgacggtgtttggataattgataaagaaaatgTAGCTTTGTGCTTCAAATGCCCTTATTGAAAAATCGAAGTACCAGTGACaagcttcgagatagcattgacatggttttcaagcaaaggtcagactttggatacacaatGGATCCATCAGGATAAACTTATTAAACAAGGCATTCAATTTCCTCACGGAAAAATGGTTAACCTTGTTAAGAAGGAAACTATAACACTAGGTCCTCCGgtcaggtgtgctaggcatgacatcaccttaccgggtgatataaagaccaatgttatgactcttggaaaatgttccaaccctcatatctgaccgagattcagatctgatcggtgttaggatacctcagactcaagATGTCTGGGAAGAAAAGGTGTGGCACAAATTGGTGATACAACATCTTAAggttctcgggaaatgaactatggaagcgagttccgaaacaagagttcatcattaaaccaaggagaggatgaggaggtggctgattgactcagcgacaattcattgagagtttcaaaagatggatttccacacttatgtgTACAAGGAGACAACATTAGCTAGATCAAATGACTtgatgatgtatgctcgaggaaaacatacacagttaaacattggttgaaatgtgcacccgaaatatgggctaggtagcacgatcaatgttcgaGTGATGATTCAATAAGCCATAGACGTAGAATGAAACTAtagaccaataacttcaaagcaatggggttgctagaagtttagaatttacacatcacagaccatttgtcggtattcTGGTTGGAACACGGGGGCCAtgaaaagaatggtgatggtgagaagcaTCACTTGCACCAataattcataagaggtggtgaaattctcatgaCATACTTGACATAAAAGAAGGTAATATTCCAAGGTAAATAAGAACAAACactggatagcaaggaactcaaggtataacacaaaacaggAACACGTTTTGTGTTGGAGGGAATGCaataatgttgtcgatgataacccaaatcatcgagggcaaaggatgctatttctcatcaag contains the following coding sequences:
- the LOC125532460 gene encoding NEDD8-specific protease 1-like, which codes for MGLTDKNLRTSDKEHVDSSVGLRGGVGGLPHVPLDQEDNFQFDSSVGLRGGVGGLPYVPLYQEEEEEEEEDNFQFDSLIASGDKEKESEGEKVVVVDKVSSDIVDLRTNNFVADGVITKYLKHLSSTKLNNDDEVYLADATVSSAYAQDASAINVELLRRSRLVLLPVNNNTNFGRADMGTHWSLFLIDAINGPPPQFYHMDSLDGLNRSAADRLATALGAVFPDAPGVVQVSTPRQKKSYDCAIYVMALAKSIITWWKSRTESTKHWMQMIQTDVTEENVHTLRHDFADRLEQDEKNQKVECNKEEKAKE